A single region of the Bartonella harrusi genome encodes:
- the lepB gene encoding signal peptidase I: protein MIQEEKLYKKKEKGGILEFIWVLIQALFLAALIRTVFFQPFSIPSGSMRPTLLVGDYLFVSKYAYGYSRFSIPFSPPLFSGRIWASQPQRGDVVVFRLPSNPSIDYIKRVVGLPGDRIQVRQSVLYINDQPISRHFIGKISNSDITEVNSPVDVYRETMPNGVSYDTLDLAFIPQVDDTKVFEVPQGHYFMMGDNRDNSDDSRLDVGYVPEENLIGRASMIFFSISNGSSAWQIWRWPFDVRWSRLFSFINTVHDLPLVKQGNNDEASNN from the coding sequence ATGATACAGGAAGAGAAATTGTATAAAAAGAAAGAAAAAGGTGGAATTCTTGAGTTTATTTGGGTTTTGATACAAGCTCTATTTTTAGCAGCGCTTATTCGTACAGTCTTTTTTCAACCTTTTAGTATTCCTTCTGGTTCAATGCGTCCTACTCTTCTTGTAGGAGATTATCTGTTTGTTTCTAAATATGCATATGGATATTCTCGTTTTTCCATCCCTTTTTCTCCTCCTCTTTTTTCGGGGCGAATTTGGGCATCTCAGCCTCAGCGTGGAGATGTCGTGGTTTTTCGTTTACCAAGTAATCCTAGTATTGATTATATAAAACGTGTTGTTGGGCTACCGGGTGATCGTATACAAGTTCGTCAAAGTGTTCTTTATATTAACGATCAGCCTATTTCGCGCCATTTTATAGGGAAGATTAGTAATTCTGATATAACGGAGGTAAATTCCCCTGTTGATGTTTATCGCGAGACTATGCCAAATGGTGTGAGCTACGATACACTTGATTTAGCTTTCATCCCACAAGTTGATGATACGAAAGTCTTTGAAGTTCCACAGGGGCATTATTTCATGATGGGGGATAACCGCGATAATTCAGACGATAGTCGTTTGGATGTAGGTTATGTTCCAGAGGAAAATCTTATTGGGCGCGCAAGTATGATTTTTTTCTCTATCAGCAATGGCTCAAGTGCTTGGCAAATTTGGCGGTGGCCGTTTGATGTACGTTGGAGTCGTTTGTTTTCTTTTATCAATACTGTTCATGATTTGCCGCTTGTCAAGCAAGGAAACAACGATGAAGCGTCCAATAATTGA
- the rnc gene encoding ribonuclease III, with protein MKRPIIDQLKKLTGHRFQDEERLKRALTHSSVQDSEQGNYERLEFLGDRVLGLLIAEMLYQFFPQASEGELSVRLNGLVNAQTCADIAREMGLPSMIHVGFEMKDFEGRRLINMHADVVEALIAVMYLEGGLESVRPFIEKYWQSRAKQMDASRRDAKTELQEWAHMQGNAQPHYRVIKRSGPDHDPVFMVEVSILGFAPEIGQGSSKRYAERMAAEKILQREGIWEKMGKNNHG; from the coding sequence ATGAAGCGTCCAATAATTGATCAGCTTAAAAAGCTGACAGGGCATCGTTTTCAAGATGAGGAGAGATTAAAAAGGGCATTAACACATTCTAGTGTGCAAGATTCGGAACAGGGCAATTATGAAAGGTTGGAATTTTTAGGTGATCGGGTTCTAGGTCTTTTGATTGCAGAAATGCTCTATCAGTTTTTTCCGCAAGCAAGCGAAGGTGAGTTATCTGTACGTTTAAATGGTTTGGTCAATGCGCAGACATGTGCCGATATTGCGCGAGAGATGGGTTTACCTAGTATGATTCATGTTGGTTTTGAAATGAAAGACTTTGAAGGACGCCGACTCATCAATATGCATGCTGATGTCGTAGAAGCTTTAATAGCTGTAATGTATCTAGAGGGAGGGTTGGAGAGTGTTCGCCCCTTTATCGAAAAATATTGGCAAAGTCGGGCAAAACAAATGGATGCTAGTCGACGTGACGCCAAGACGGAATTACAGGAATGGGCGCACATGCAAGGAAATGCACAACCACATTATAGAGTTATAAAACGTTCCGGCCCAGATCATGATCCTGTTTTTATGGTAGAGGTAAGCATTTTGGGGTTTGCTCCAGAGATTGGGCAGGGCAGCTCTAAACGCTATGCTGAAAGAATGGCAGCTGAAAAAATTTTACAACGGGAGGGTATATGGGAAAAAATGGGAAAAAATAATCATGGATGA
- the era gene encoding GTPase Era, with product MDDAMKTRSGFVVLIGMPNAGKSTLVNRLVGTKVSIVTHKVQTTRTLIRGIVIHDKTQIVLIDTPGVFHPYKRLERAMVSAAWGSAKSADILLVLIDVQNGLSDDVYAMLDIVKTIKQDKILVLNKVDTVVKSSLLALTTKINEHVQFVQTFMISALTGSGCSDLLCALSNMMQEGPWYYPEDQISDMPMRHLAAEITREKLFFRLHDELPYSSTVETENWEERPDGSVKINQVIYVERDSQKKIVLGAKGDTIKAIGQAARKELMEIMDQKVHLFLFVKVRNSWDTDPERYREMGLDF from the coding sequence ATGGATGACGCTATGAAAACGCGTTCTGGTTTTGTTGTGCTTATTGGGATGCCGAATGCTGGAAAATCAACATTGGTTAATCGGTTAGTTGGAACAAAGGTTTCAATTGTAACGCATAAGGTACAAACAACACGAACTTTGATCCGTGGTATTGTCATTCATGACAAAACGCAAATTGTGTTGATTGACACACCAGGTGTTTTTCATCCCTATAAGCGATTGGAACGTGCAATGGTGTCTGCTGCGTGGGGGAGTGCTAAGAGTGCTGATATTCTTTTAGTTTTAATTGATGTGCAAAATGGTCTTTCCGACGATGTTTATGCAATGTTAGATATTGTCAAAACTATTAAACAGGATAAGATTCTCGTTCTTAATAAGGTTGACACAGTTGTTAAGTCGTCCCTTTTAGCGTTAACCACTAAAATTAATGAGCATGTGCAATTTGTGCAGACATTTATGATTTCGGCTCTAACCGGGTCTGGTTGCAGCGATTTGCTCTGTGCTTTGAGTAACATGATGCAGGAGGGGCCATGGTATTATCCAGAGGATCAAATTTCAGATATGCCGATGCGTCATCTTGCTGCTGAAATTACCCGTGAAAAACTTTTCTTTCGCCTTCATGATGAGTTACCTTATTCTTCAACAGTTGAAACAGAAAACTGGGAAGAGCGTCCAGATGGTTCAGTTAAAATTAACCAAGTGATTTATGTGGAACGTGATAGCCAGAAAAAAATTGTTTTAGGAGCAAAAGGCGATACAATTAAAGCGATTGGTCAGGCCGCACGTAAGGAATTAATGGAAATTATGGATCAGAAGGTTCATCTTTTTCTCTTTGTGAAAGTGCGTAATAGTTGGGATACTGATCCAGAGCGTTATCGTGAAATGGGGTTGGATTTTTGA
- the recO gene encoding DNA repair protein RecO, whose translation MKWKEQAIILATRQYGETSVILEIMTRQHGRYMGVVKGGRSRRMAALLQPGNLVEAEWWARLEEHLGLFRLEALDLYAARLILLPEALYALQLMAFHLRFLPERDPHPILYDLLHLFMRNFEEASVIAELLVRFEMRLLEELGFGLDLSRCAATGNSEKLCYVSPKSGRAVCEEAGHPWREKLLRLPQFLLQRTVRPIDFKDIINGFTLTGFFLTRHVWEPRDIRHPSVRTHLIELFERRFHMQKLIC comes from the coding sequence ATGAAATGGAAAGAACAAGCCATTATCCTTGCAACACGCCAATATGGTGAAACGAGTGTTATTCTCGAGATTATGACGCGTCAGCATGGCCGTTATATGGGAGTGGTAAAAGGGGGACGTTCGCGTCGTATGGCGGCTCTTCTTCAACCTGGGAATTTAGTTGAAGCTGAATGGTGGGCGCGTTTAGAAGAACATCTAGGACTTTTTAGACTTGAAGCACTTGATCTATATGCAGCACGATTAATCCTTTTACCAGAGGCACTTTATGCTTTGCAGCTGATGGCGTTTCATTTGCGTTTTCTTCCTGAGCGTGATCCACATCCCATATTATATGATCTGTTACATCTTTTTATGCGCAATTTTGAGGAAGCATCTGTCATTGCAGAATTGCTTGTGCGTTTTGAAATGCGACTCCTTGAGGAGTTGGGCTTTGGTCTTGATTTATCTCGTTGTGCAGCAACAGGGAATTCAGAAAAGCTTTGTTATGTATCTCCAAAATCAGGACGGGCTGTCTGTGAGGAAGCGGGGCATCCTTGGAGAGAGAAGCTTTTACGTTTACCGCAATTTCTGTTACAAAGAACTGTTCGCCCTATTGATTTTAAAGATATAATAAATGGTTTTACTCTAACAGGTTTCTTTTTAACACGTCATGTTTGGGAGCCACGGGATATAAGGCATCCATCCGTCCGTACTCATTTGATAGAATTATTTGAACGGCGATTTCATATGCAAAAATTAATTTGTTGA
- the panC gene encoding pantoate--beta-alanine ligase, whose protein sequence is MRILKTITEVRHFLKEERLLGHSIGFVPTMGALHEGHLALVQQARAMCDRVVVSIFVNPKQFGPHEDFDKYPRDLRGDCALLKKAGVEYVFAPSVEEMWPHGNDTIVKVKKLSRILMGRLRPGHFCGVTSVVAKLFNIVQPAKAFFGEKDFQQILIIRRMVEDLAFPVEIVGVPILREADGVASSSRNQLLTLEDRRAAKIIPNSGKVAEKLYHQGERSVVKLCKIVRDILQQESRAVIESIDLRDMETLSVVKGMLEKPAVLLLTVRFGEVRLIDQYILQ, encoded by the coding sequence ATGCGAATTTTAAAAACAATTACTGAGGTACGTCACTTTCTCAAAGAAGAGAGACTTTTAGGACACTCTATTGGTTTTGTGCCAACCATGGGGGCATTGCATGAAGGGCACCTTGCATTAGTACAGCAAGCAAGGGCCATGTGTGATCGGGTGGTGGTGTCTATTTTTGTCAATCCAAAACAATTTGGTCCCCATGAAGATTTTGATAAATATCCAAGAGATTTGAGAGGCGATTGTGCTTTGTTAAAGAAAGCAGGTGTTGAATATGTTTTTGCACCTTCTGTAGAAGAAATGTGGCCCCATGGCAATGACACAATTGTAAAGGTAAAAAAATTATCACGTATTTTGATGGGAAGATTGCGTCCAGGACATTTTTGCGGTGTAACCAGCGTTGTTGCTAAGCTTTTTAATATTGTTCAACCAGCAAAGGCTTTTTTTGGAGAAAAAGATTTTCAACAAATTTTGATTATTCGTCGTATGGTTGAAGATTTGGCTTTTCCTGTTGAAATTGTTGGAGTGCCTATTTTACGCGAAGCAGATGGTGTGGCTAGTTCTTCACGTAATCAACTTTTAACATTAGAAGATCGCAGAGCGGCAAAAATTATTCCTAACAGTGGTAAAGTTGCTGAAAAGCTTTATCACCAAGGGGAACGATCGGTTGTTAAGCTATGCAAAATTGTGCGCGATATTTTACAACAAGAATCCCGTGCGGTCATAGAATCAATAGATTTACGAGATATGGAAACTTTATCTGTAGTGAAGGGGATGTTAGAGAAACCTGCTGTTTTATTACTCACTGTCCGCTTTGGTGAGGTTAGGCTTATTGATCAATATATTTTGCAATGA
- the panB gene encoding 3-methyl-2-oxobutanoate hydroxymethyltransferase: MSVQKTIKRMTASEIRSRKGQAPIVSLTAYQAYSARIADPYCDFLLVGDSVGMVVHGFETTLPVSVDMMILHGQAVMRGSQKALVVVDMPFGSYEESPQQAFSNASRIVAETGCGAIKLEGGVYIAETIGFLCKRGIPVMGHIGLTPQAVNRFGGFKTQGRDERNWRQIEEDAVAIEKAGAFAVVVEGVIEPLAVKLTEMLSIPTIGIGASRRCDGQILVMEDMLGYGTWVPKFVRRYGALEQAMETAIKSYAEDVTSRAFPTDKEVYKLK, translated from the coding sequence ATGAGTGTACAGAAAACCATAAAGCGAATGACTGCTTCTGAAATAAGGTCGAGAAAAGGACAAGCGCCAATTGTATCTTTAACAGCTTATCAGGCTTATAGTGCACGGATTGCTGATCCATATTGTGATTTTCTTTTGGTTGGTGATAGCGTTGGTATGGTTGTACATGGGTTTGAAACAACTCTCCCTGTGAGTGTAGATATGATGATTTTGCATGGGCAGGCAGTTATGCGTGGCTCTCAAAAGGCTCTTGTCGTTGTGGATATGCCTTTTGGTTCTTATGAAGAAAGTCCACAACAAGCTTTTTCTAATGCGTCACGGATTGTTGCAGAAACAGGGTGTGGTGCAATTAAGCTTGAAGGTGGTGTTTATATAGCAGAAACAATTGGTTTTTTGTGTAAACGCGGTATTCCCGTTATGGGCCATATTGGTCTTACACCACAGGCCGTAAATCGTTTTGGTGGTTTTAAGACGCAAGGGCGTGATGAAAGAAATTGGCGACAAATAGAAGAAGATGCGGTAGCGATTGAAAAAGCAGGGGCTTTTGCTGTTGTTGTAGAAGGGGTTATTGAACCATTAGCGGTAAAGCTGACAGAGATGCTTTCTATCCCGACCATTGGTATTGGAGCATCTCGTCGATGTGATGGGCAAATATTGGTGATGGAAGATATGTTGGGTTATGGCACTTGGGTTCCTAAATTTGTACGCCGTTATGGTGCTCTTGAACAAGCAATGGAGACCGCAATTAAGAGTTATGCAGAGGATGTGACATCTCGTGCTTTTCCAACAGATAAGGAAGTTTATAAACTTAAATAA
- a CDS encoding YfbR-like 5'-deoxynucleotidase, producing MAKAEFAQNGHARAWQRMLSGRRLDLLNPSPFDVEIEDIAHGLARVARWNGQTRGEHAYSVAQHSLLVEQIFQKLFPQSRNDECLCALLHDAPEYVIGDMISPFKAAIGKQYELIEKRIQDAIHMRFSLPVNPSQKLLKKIKQADRIAAFYEAITLAGFHREEALRYFGSPNNILPNDLNLQPSSTQQIENTFLIRFHNLDTQRSY from the coding sequence ATGGCTAAAGCTGAATTCGCACAAAATGGACACGCGCGGGCTTGGCAAAGAATGCTTTCTGGTCGGCGACTTGATTTGCTCAACCCTTCCCCTTTTGATGTTGAAATTGAAGATATTGCCCATGGGCTTGCCCGCGTTGCGCGTTGGAACGGTCAAACACGAGGAGAACATGCCTATTCTGTTGCACAACATTCACTTTTGGTAGAACAAATATTCCAGAAGCTTTTTCCGCAATCGCGTAATGATGAATGCTTATGCGCTCTTTTGCATGATGCACCAGAATATGTCATTGGTGACATGATTTCACCCTTTAAAGCTGCCATAGGAAAACAATATGAACTTATCGAAAAGCGTATACAAGATGCTATCCACATGCGCTTTTCTCTCCCTGTGAATCCTTCTCAAAAACTTTTAAAAAAAATCAAACAAGCTGACCGTATCGCTGCATTCTACGAAGCTATCACACTTGCTGGATTTCATAGAGAAGAAGCTCTTCGCTATTTTGGCTCTCCAAATAATATTCTACCCAATGACCTCAATTTGCAACCATCCTCTACACAACAAATTGAAAACACGTTTTTAATCCGTTTTCACAACCTTGATACTCAGAGATCATACTAA
- the ygfZ gene encoding CAF17-like 4Fe-4S cluster assembly/insertion protein YgfZ yields MIEKQNAILFKNRRIIKVTGEEATDFLQVLITTDVTKIGAQEIFPGALLSPQGKVIADFLIGRKDDGYFIDIIVSLADIFYKRLLLYKLHKKVEVTQPLQELITVFWKNESDTLDFDSSFMDKRFPQKEKVIRIYGKIPFSAPEDHDNWKQLRIRYALAESGQDYEIGKVFPHDINYDQIGGLAFDKGCYIGQEVVSRMHHRRATRRRVLIIKSQHELTSGSSIVAGTKVLGFLGTCVANEALALMRIDHVKNAMDKALPLTVDNVPVTVSIAENMNFTFPENTTET; encoded by the coding sequence ATGATTGAAAAACAAAATGCCATTCTCTTTAAAAACCGTAGAATTATTAAAGTTACTGGAGAAGAAGCAACAGATTTTTTGCAAGTTCTTATCACGACAGATGTGACAAAAATCGGTGCACAAGAAATTTTTCCTGGAGCTCTTTTATCACCACAAGGAAAAGTTATTGCTGATTTTCTTATCGGTAGAAAAGATGACGGTTATTTTATTGATATCATTGTCTCTTTAGCTGATATCTTCTATAAGCGCCTGCTCCTCTATAAACTTCATAAAAAAGTAGAAGTTACACAACCATTACAAGAACTTATTACAGTTTTTTGGAAAAATGAATCTGATACTTTAGATTTTGATTCAAGTTTTATGGATAAACGATTTCCACAAAAAGAAAAAGTAATACGAATCTATGGGAAAATACCCTTTTCTGCTCCAGAAGACCATGACAATTGGAAGCAATTGCGTATCCGTTATGCACTTGCTGAAAGCGGTCAAGACTATGAAATAGGAAAAGTCTTTCCCCATGATATTAACTACGATCAAATTGGTGGATTAGCCTTTGATAAAGGCTGTTATATAGGGCAAGAAGTTGTTTCACGAATGCATCACCGTCGCGCAACGCGTCGCCGTGTTCTCATCATCAAAAGCCAGCATGAATTAACCTCAGGTTCTAGTATTGTAGCTGGAACAAAAGTCCTTGGTTTTTTGGGAACATGTGTTGCAAATGAAGCGCTCGCTTTAATGCGTATTGACCATGTCAAAAATGCTATGGACAAAGCCCTTCCATTGACAGTAGACAATGTTCCCGTCACTGTAAGCATTGCTGAAAATATGAACTTTACCTTTCCTGAAAATACTACGGAAACTTAA
- a CDS encoding dihydroorotase produces the protein MFKTFDTIFKGATVVNHDGSSKRDIGITNGRIAEIGDLTCASAGEVIDCTGLHILPGIIDSQVHFREPGNEHKEDLESGSYSAVLGGVTAIFEMPNTNPLTISEEALSDKMKRGFHRMHCDFAFWVGGTRENAHQLAELERLPGAAGIKVFMGSSTGDLLVDDDESVRLILQNTHRRVAFHSEDETRLRERKILRIEGDASSHPVWRDEVAALKCTQRLVKIAHETKSRIHVLHLSTAEEIAFLKHHKDVATIEVTQHHLTLTADDYQRFGTLIQMNPPIRESHHRESLWYGVQQGIVDVLGSDHAPHTLKEKSISYPASPSGMTGVQTTAAIMLTHVNAGKISLERFVDLTSHGPSRVFGISCKGRLAVGYDADLTVVDLKREEVITNALIGSRAGWTPYDGKKVKGWPVGTIIRGRRVMWEGEIIVSSQGEPVKFIEALA, from the coding sequence ATGTTTAAAACATTTGATACAATTTTTAAAGGTGCAACAGTTGTAAATCATGATGGCAGTAGTAAACGTGATATTGGTATTACCAATGGCCGTATTGCTGAAATTGGTGATCTCACATGTGCCTCTGCTGGTGAAGTCATTGATTGTACAGGGCTCCATATTTTGCCGGGAATTATTGATAGTCAAGTTCATTTTCGTGAGCCGGGCAATGAACATAAGGAGGATTTAGAAAGCGGCTCCTATTCTGCAGTGTTGGGTGGTGTGACAGCAATATTTGAAATGCCTAATACCAATCCATTAACCATATCGGAAGAAGCATTATCCGATAAGATGAAACGTGGATTTCATAGGATGCATTGTGATTTTGCATTTTGGGTTGGAGGAACACGTGAGAATGCACATCAATTGGCAGAATTAGAAAGACTTCCTGGTGCTGCTGGGATTAAAGTCTTCATGGGGTCTTCTACCGGCGATCTTTTGGTAGATGATGATGAAAGTGTGCGTCTTATTTTGCAAAACACACATCGTCGTGTGGCTTTTCATTCTGAAGATGAGACAAGGCTTAGAGAGCGCAAAATATTGCGTATTGAAGGAGATGCGTCATCACATCCGGTTTGGCGTGATGAGGTTGCAGCATTAAAATGTACACAACGTTTAGTAAAAATTGCGCATGAAACAAAGTCACGTATCCACGTGTTGCACCTTTCTACAGCAGAAGAAATTGCGTTTTTAAAACATCATAAAGATGTTGCAACGATTGAAGTAACACAGCATCATTTAACTTTAACGGCAGATGATTACCAGCGATTTGGGACATTGATTCAAATGAATCCACCAATTCGTGAGAGCCACCATCGTGAATCTCTTTGGTATGGTGTTCAACAGGGTATTGTTGATGTGTTAGGTTCTGATCATGCTCCTCATACACTTAAAGAAAAGAGCATATCTTATCCTGCTTCACCCTCAGGGATGACAGGTGTGCAAACAACAGCAGCAATTATGCTAACCCATGTCAATGCAGGGAAGATATCTCTTGAACGTTTTGTTGATCTCACGTCGCATGGTCCTAGTCGCGTTTTTGGTATAAGCTGTAAAGGGCGCCTTGCTGTTGGATATGATGCAGACTTGACTGTTGTTGATCTTAAACGGGAAGAAGTTATTACAAATGCATTGATTGGTTCGCGCGCAGGGTGGACACCTTATGATGGTAAAAAGGTTAAAGGTTGGCCTGTTGGGACTATTATTCGCGGCAGGCGTGTTATGTGGGAAGGGGAAATTATTGTATCTTCACAAGGTGAGCCTGTTAAATTTATAGAAGCTTTGGCATAA
- a CDS encoding TIGR02301 family protein, translating to MRNVLIKITFFIFFLATTPTFTQQRPPYEEKLLRLAEILGSLHYLENLCSTPTNQWYDYMGALIDAEQPAPQRRAYFYQAFNGAYRAFSENYHHCTQSAIIAKQRYIQEGRTLSESLLTYYNNQPVQKLPNTRFDLSK from the coding sequence ATGCGTAACGTATTGATAAAAATTACTTTTTTTATATTTTTTTTAGCTACAACACCAACCTTTACACAACAACGACCACCCTATGAGGAAAAATTACTACGGCTAGCAGAAATTTTGGGATCCCTTCACTATCTAGAAAATCTTTGCAGTACTCCAACAAATCAATGGTATGACTATATGGGTGCGCTCATTGATGCAGAACAACCCGCACCACAAAGACGCGCTTATTTTTACCAAGCGTTTAATGGTGCTTATCGTGCTTTTTCAGAAAATTATCATCATTGTACACAATCAGCAATTATAGCAAAGCAAAGATACATTCAAGAAGGAAGGACTTTATCTGAAAGTCTTCTCACCTATTATAACAATCAACCTGTACAAAAGTTACCAAACACGCGATTTGATCTATCCAAATGA
- the cysS gene encoding cysteine--tRNA ligase yields the protein MRELRFYNTLTRKKEIFTPIDATRVRLYVCGPTVYDYAHIGNARPVIVFDMLFRLLRHIYGKEHVIYARNITDVDDKINARAACEYPELALNEAIRRLTEQTYSQFQKDTIALGCLLPTSQPRATDHLEEMRCLIKRLLEKGHAYIAENHILFSVSSIKNHPHYGEFAKRSLEEMRAGARVDVAAYKREEMDFVLWKPSLEGEPGWASPAGIPVLGRPGWHIECSAMSMAKLLKPYGGGLTCDNPTANIFDIHGGGIDLIFPHHENEIAQSCSAFATERMANFWMHNGFLQVEGQKMSKSFGNFITIRSVLENDFFEFNDVLTKEMKQNWAGLSARFSMLQTHYREPLNWTMQRLAHSSRELYRWYELLRRERTCLEENEVFDDSLINALSDDLNTPNAFARLRQFYKTGNAIALANAMRLFGFLCQEWVIDAECPLFMKKTRLDSKFIEQRIAERLQLIHNKEWAAADTIRDELAAEGVVLKDEKDPQTGERITVWDIRNL from the coding sequence ATGAGAGAGTTGCGATTTTATAACACGCTTACACGTAAAAAAGAAATTTTTACACCGATAGATGCAACGAGAGTACGCCTTTATGTTTGTGGTCCAACGGTTTACGATTATGCGCATATAGGCAATGCACGTCCGGTCATTGTTTTTGATATGTTGTTTCGTTTATTACGTCATATTTATGGTAAAGAGCATGTTATATACGCACGTAATATTACAGATGTAGATGATAAAATTAATGCACGAGCAGCTTGCGAATATCCAGAGTTAGCACTTAATGAGGCTATTCGTCGATTAACGGAGCAAACCTATTCTCAATTTCAAAAAGACACGATAGCACTTGGTTGTTTGTTACCAACCAGTCAACCCCGTGCAACGGATCATTTAGAAGAGATGCGTTGTTTGATTAAACGGCTGCTTGAAAAAGGACATGCTTATATAGCGGAAAATCATATATTATTTTCTGTAAGCAGCATCAAAAATCATCCCCATTACGGAGAATTTGCAAAACGTTCTTTAGAAGAAATGAGGGCAGGGGCACGTGTCGATGTTGCTGCTTATAAAAGGGAGGAGATGGATTTTGTTTTATGGAAACCTTCTCTAGAGGGGGAACCAGGTTGGGCATCGCCGGCAGGAATTCCTGTTTTAGGTCGTCCAGGGTGGCATATTGAGTGTTCAGCAATGTCAATGGCAAAACTGTTAAAACCTTATGGAGGTGGTTTAACTTGTGATAATCCAACAGCCAATATTTTTGATATTCATGGTGGTGGTATTGATTTGATTTTTCCTCATCATGAAAATGAGATTGCCCAAAGTTGTTCAGCTTTTGCAACAGAGCGAATGGCTAATTTTTGGATGCATAATGGTTTTTTACAGGTTGAAGGCCAAAAGATGTCTAAAAGCTTTGGTAATTTTATTACTATACGTTCTGTTTTAGAGAATGATTTTTTTGAATTTAATGATGTTTTAACAAAAGAAATGAAACAAAATTGGGCTGGTTTGTCCGCACGTTTTTCAATGTTACAAACCCATTATCGAGAACCATTAAATTGGACAATGCAGCGTTTAGCGCATTCTAGTAGAGAATTGTATCGTTGGTATGAATTGCTTCGTCGTGAAAGAACATGTTTAGAGGAGAATGAAGTTTTTGATGACTCTTTGATCAATGCATTAAGTGATGATCTTAATACTCCAAATGCATTTGCTCGTTTACGGCAATTTTATAAAACAGGCAATGCTATCGCTCTTGCAAATGCGATGCGTTTATTTGGGTTCTTGTGTCAAGAGTGGGTTATAGATGCAGAGTGCCCATTATTTATGAAAAAAACACGTCTTGATTCAAAATTTATCGAACAGCGCATTGCCGAAAGGCTACAACTTATCCATAATAAAGAATGGGCAGCTGCGGATACTATTCGTGATGAGCTTGCAGCCGAGGGGGTTGTTTTAAAAGATGAAAAAGACCCACAAACTGGCGAGCGTATAACTGTGTGGGATATACGAAATTTATAA